The proteins below come from a single Mesobacillus jeotgali genomic window:
- a CDS encoding LCP family protein: protein MSVDRRSLLKKRKKRRRIVSTVLFVVLFTVLTAGGYGAFLYNKAQSVIDDSYKPLDRQSDKRDKQVNPDVDNISVLFVGIDDSEARNFESASRTDALMLATLNEKDKSIKLLSIPRDSLVYIPSKGYEDKINHAYGKGGITSTIETVEELLDVPVDYYVQMNFEAFIDVVDALDGIEVEVPFELHEKDSTDRNGAVYLKPGLQTLDGEEALALARTRKLDNDIERGKRQQEILKSIMKKAASAKSITKYSDVMEAVGDNMQTDLSFSEMKALVDYATAGSSLDVETMSLQGADATIDGVYYYQLDEEALQQTMLDLKTHLMVSGQEDSHKLAEKDDEE from the coding sequence ATGTCTGTTGATAGACGTTCACTATTGAAAAAGCGCAAGAAACGAAGAAGAATCGTTTCCACCGTATTGTTTGTCGTGCTATTCACTGTCCTTACTGCAGGTGGATACGGAGCATTCTTATATAATAAAGCACAATCCGTCATTGATGATTCTTATAAACCGCTGGATCGCCAGTCAGATAAACGAGACAAACAAGTTAATCCGGATGTCGATAACATCTCCGTCCTGTTTGTCGGAATCGATGACAGCGAAGCACGTAATTTCGAGTCCGCATCGCGTACTGATGCATTGATGCTGGCAACACTTAATGAAAAAGACAAATCCATCAAGCTGTTAAGCATCCCTCGTGACTCGCTTGTCTATATCCCAAGCAAGGGCTATGAGGATAAAATCAACCACGCGTATGGTAAAGGCGGCATTACTTCTACTATTGAAACGGTCGAAGAACTGCTCGATGTACCGGTTGACTATTATGTCCAAATGAATTTTGAAGCATTCATTGATGTCGTTGATGCCCTGGATGGCATTGAAGTTGAAGTCCCATTTGAATTACATGAAAAAGACTCAACTGACCGTAATGGTGCGGTTTACTTGAAACCTGGACTCCAAACCCTTGATGGTGAGGAAGCATTGGCACTGGCACGCACAAGAAAGCTCGATAACGATATCGAACGCGGCAAACGACAGCAGGAAATTCTTAAATCAATCATGAAAAAAGCAGCCTCTGCTAAATCGATCACAAAGTACTCAGACGTAATGGAAGCCGTTGGCGACAACATGCAGACGGACCTATCTTTCAGTGAGATGAAAGCATTGGTCGACTATGCTACGGCAGGATCAAGCCTGGATGTCGAAACAATGTCTCTCCAGGGTGCCGATGCAACGATTGACGGCGTATATTACTACCAGCTTGACGAAGAGGCATTGCAGCAAACGATGCTTGACCTCAAAACCCACCTGATGGTATCAGGGCAAGAAGACTCGCACAAACTTGCCGAAAAAGATGACGAAGAATAA
- a CDS encoding glycosyltransferase family 4 protein, which yields MIYVTMFICFITSILITPLVKRFAIKIGATDKPNQRKVHQKIMPRLGGLAIYISFIVGLLVLQPSSATHWPLVLGSLIIILTGIFDDMFELSAKIKLAGQLAAAIVVVVWGDVLVSFINLPFGGVIEFGYLSIPLTILWIVGITNAINLIDGLDGLAAGVSSIALITIAFMALIMGNYYVVAIAAILLASTLGFLFYNFHPAKIFMGDTGALFLGYIIAVLSLLGFKNVTVISLIVPIIILGVPISDTFFAIIRRVVNKKPLSAPDKSHLHHCLLRLGYSHRQTVILIYALAAFFGLTAVIFSQAKVWGSFLVIAGLLLLIEVLAESIGLMGKNHRPLLKFVRRYSTAKDRS from the coding sequence ATGATTTATGTTACAATGTTCATTTGTTTTATCACCTCCATTTTGATCACGCCGCTGGTAAAAAGGTTTGCCATTAAAATCGGCGCGACAGATAAACCCAATCAAAGAAAAGTCCATCAAAAAATCATGCCTCGACTCGGGGGCTTAGCAATTTATATCAGCTTCATCGTCGGCTTGCTCGTACTCCAGCCAAGCAGTGCAACCCACTGGCCGCTGGTACTCGGCAGCTTAATCATTATTTTAACCGGAATTTTCGATGATATGTTCGAGCTTTCCGCTAAAATTAAGCTAGCCGGACAATTGGCAGCAGCCATTGTTGTAGTCGTTTGGGGCGATGTGCTCGTATCGTTTATCAACCTGCCTTTTGGCGGAGTAATCGAATTCGGTTACTTGAGTATCCCGCTGACCATTTTGTGGATTGTCGGAATAACCAATGCCATCAACTTGATTGATGGTCTGGATGGCCTGGCAGCCGGTGTTTCATCCATTGCATTAATTACCATCGCTTTTATGGCGTTGATTATGGGTAATTATTATGTTGTTGCTATCGCTGCAATATTGCTTGCAAGCACACTTGGTTTCCTGTTTTACAATTTCCATCCAGCAAAGATTTTCATGGGAGATACAGGAGCATTGTTCCTGGGCTATATCATAGCTGTACTTTCCCTGTTGGGATTCAAAAATGTCACAGTCATTTCATTGATTGTTCCTATTATTATCCTCGGTGTACCCATATCTGATACATTTTTTGCGATCATCAGAAGGGTAGTGAATAAAAAGCCGTTATCGGCACCTGATAAATCACACTTGCATCATTGCTTATTGAGACTTGGGTATTCGCATCGCCAGACTGTAATCTTGATTTACGCTCTTGCAGCATTCTTCGGATTAACAGCTGTGATTTTCTCCCAGGCAAAGGTATGGGGTTCATTCCTTGTAATTGCCGGCCTGTTGCTGCTGATTGAAGTGTTAGCGGAAAGTATCGGCTTGATGGGGAAGAACCATCGTCCATTATTAAAATTTGTTCGTCGTTACTCGACAGCAAAAGATCGATCATAA
- the secA2 gene encoding accessory Sec system translocase SecA2, producing the protein MLSILKKKFGDSNEKRLKKYRELVQQINQIEPEIERLSDDELKNKTVYFKEQLASGKKIDDIKVEAFAVVREASKRVLGLRHYDVQLIGGLVLNEGNIAEMPTGEGKTLVASLPSYLRALEGKGVHVITVNDYLATRDRNQIGKIHEFLGLTVGLNVPMMEANQKQLAYQADITYGIGTEFGFDYLRDNMVASVAQRVQRPYHFAIIDEIDSVLIDEAKTPLIIAGKMESSADLHYIGARLAKRFEKDVDYTFDEETKATSLTDTGINKVEKAFGVDNLYDLEHQTLYHYMIQAVRAHVMFERDVDYIVKDGKVMLVDMFTGRIMEGRTMSDGLHQALEAKEGVEVTDENKTQASITVQNYFRMYPMMSGMTGTAKTEESEFRQVYGMDVIQIPTNKPVIRKDLTDFVFETKDQKYTAVTNEVKERNVKGQPVLIGTTSILQSEKVAEYLKNENLQFELLNAKTVEQEVRLISQAGQRGRITIATNMAGRGTDILLGEGVAELGGLHVIGTERHESRRVDNQLKGRAGRQGDPGSSQFFISIEDDMFRRFAQDDLEKLKPTVVTDEKGVIQNKKISEFVDRTQRIVEGANFSMREYNLQLDDVINEQRNVIYTLRNRVLEEQDQISIILPLVDRTVKHLLDKYCLEDEIPENWPLKDLKLELDQFLPGMNIEFPDENFDEKTIQQLTEGRVSEFKEKAESVRDNLQLQEALRGSNTFVIDRNWIRHLENMTRLKEGIGMRHYQQEDPMRLYQKEGLELFEMAYYKITKEISIQTAQLMIVAESQE; encoded by the coding sequence ATGCTGTCGATTTTAAAGAAGAAATTTGGCGATTCGAATGAGAAGCGCCTTAAGAAATATCGGGAGTTAGTACAACAAATTAATCAAATAGAACCAGAGATTGAAAGACTCAGTGATGATGAGCTTAAAAATAAAACAGTTTACTTTAAGGAGCAGCTTGCCAGCGGCAAAAAGATCGATGATATCAAAGTCGAGGCCTTTGCTGTCGTTCGCGAAGCATCAAAGCGCGTGCTTGGCCTGCGTCACTATGATGTCCAATTGATCGGCGGCCTTGTCCTCAATGAAGGCAATATTGCTGAAATGCCTACTGGCGAGGGCAAAACATTGGTCGCTTCACTGCCGAGCTATCTTCGTGCCCTTGAGGGAAAAGGTGTTCACGTTATCACAGTCAATGATTACCTTGCTACACGTGACCGTAACCAGATTGGCAAGATCCATGAGTTTCTAGGGTTGACGGTCGGATTGAATGTGCCGATGATGGAGGCAAATCAAAAGCAGCTTGCCTATCAGGCTGACATTACATATGGAATCGGGACAGAATTCGGCTTTGACTACTTGCGTGACAATATGGTCGCCAGCGTAGCACAGCGTGTCCAGAGGCCTTACCACTTTGCGATCATCGATGAGATTGACAGCGTGTTGATCGATGAAGCGAAAACACCTTTGATCATTGCCGGCAAAATGGAATCAAGCGCGGACCTCCATTATATTGGAGCCCGACTTGCCAAACGCTTCGAAAAAGATGTTGATTATACCTTCGATGAAGAAACGAAGGCAACAAGCCTTACGGATACCGGCATCAATAAAGTTGAGAAAGCATTCGGTGTCGATAATCTTTATGACCTTGAACACCAAACGCTGTATCACTATATGATCCAGGCAGTGCGCGCACATGTGATGTTCGAACGGGATGTTGATTATATTGTCAAGGATGGCAAAGTCATGCTGGTCGATATGTTCACAGGCAGGATCATGGAAGGCCGCACGATGTCAGATGGACTTCATCAGGCACTGGAGGCCAAAGAAGGTGTAGAGGTTACAGATGAAAATAAAACACAGGCATCGATCACAGTACAGAACTATTTCCGTATGTACCCAATGATGTCTGGTATGACTGGTACTGCCAAGACAGAAGAAAGCGAATTCCGCCAGGTTTATGGGATGGATGTCATTCAAATCCCTACTAATAAGCCTGTCATTCGCAAAGACCTTACAGATTTTGTGTTTGAAACGAAGGACCAAAAATACACCGCTGTTACAAATGAAGTCAAGGAACGAAATGTCAAAGGCCAACCAGTTCTTATAGGAACAACCTCAATCCTTCAATCGGAAAAAGTTGCAGAATACCTCAAGAATGAAAACCTGCAATTTGAACTTTTGAACGCCAAGACGGTTGAACAGGAAGTCCGCCTGATTTCCCAGGCTGGACAGCGCGGCAGAATCACAATCGCGACCAATATGGCCGGCCGCGGAACTGACATCCTCCTTGGTGAAGGGGTAGCGGAATTAGGCGGACTGCATGTCATCGGTACAGAAAGGCATGAAAGCCGCCGTGTCGACAATCAGCTTAAGGGCCGTGCAGGACGACAGGGTGATCCTGGATCTTCTCAATTCTTCATCTCGATCGAGGATGATATGTTCCGCCGGTTCGCCCAGGATGATCTGGAAAAGCTCAAGCCTACCGTGGTTACTGATGAAAAAGGCGTCATCCAGAACAAAAAGATATCCGAGTTTGTCGACCGCACGCAGCGGATTGTGGAGGGTGCAAACTTCTCCATGCGCGAATATAACCTGCAGCTGGATGATGTCATTAACGAGCAGCGCAATGTCATTTATACTCTCCGCAACAGGGTACTTGAAGAGCAAGATCAAATTTCGATCATCTTGCCGCTTGTGGATCGTACCGTCAAGCACTTATTGGACAAATATTGCCTTGAGGACGAAATTCCAGAGAACTGGCCTTTGAAAGATTTAAAGCTCGAGCTGGATCAATTCCTTCCAGGAATGAATATTGAATTCCCTGATGAGAATTTTGACGAGAAAACCATCCAGCAGCTTACTGAAGGCCGTGTTTCAGAATTCAAAGAAAAAGCAGAGTCTGTACGTGATAACCTGCAGCTGCAGGAAGCTTTAAGAGGGTCTAATACCTTTGTGATCGACCGCAATTGGATCAGGCATCTTGAAAACATGACAAGGCTGAAGGAAGGCATCGGAATGCGCCATTATCAGCAGGAGGATCCTATGCGCCTTTATCAGAAGGAAGGCCTGGAACTTTTTGAAATGGCCTATTATAAAATCACGAAAGAAATCAGCATCCAGACTGCACAGCTCATGATTGTAGCTGAATCCCAGGAATAG
- a CDS encoding accessory Sec system S-layer assembly protein, with amino-acid sequence MFSFFKKNKKDKIEKLGEDTVVASKELLDDESAVEDNQEVYTELSLHPSMNVPQETQYVLRFLNNELPPLKPNQVSLSGIELRAEESQLVVSAFVRNSVPKAISLNESPILLIGPNGEHLARRVFDLRELGEIPANSSRPWHFHFQLSDVLTNEIPPEGWKLAFEIKAPHRLDLDPAWENVLPDDEKEKLVKLVEKLGPPNDGEVNFMGLQAKKNENDGLNVTIFIRNGNNKNVQLHQLPLQVEDAAGEVIAKGGFALEQFEVKANTSKPWTFIFPKELLLVQDPDLSRWKVKIVEHKETI; translated from the coding sequence ATGTTTTCTTTTTTCAAAAAAAACAAAAAAGATAAGATTGAAAAACTAGGCGAAGATACTGTAGTAGCTTCAAAGGAATTGCTTGATGACGAAAGTGCCGTTGAAGATAACCAGGAAGTATACACAGAGCTGTCGCTGCACCCATCGATGAATGTACCGCAGGAAACACAGTATGTACTGCGTTTCCTCAACAATGAGCTTCCTCCTTTGAAGCCGAACCAGGTATCACTTTCAGGAATTGAGCTTCGTGCAGAAGAAAGCCAGCTGGTTGTCTCTGCATTTGTCCGCAATAGTGTGCCGAAAGCGATCAGTCTTAATGAATCACCAATACTGCTGATTGGTCCAAATGGAGAGCATTTGGCTCGCAGGGTGTTCGATTTAAGAGAGCTTGGTGAAATTCCGGCAAACAGCAGCAGACCATGGCATTTCCATTTTCAATTAAGTGATGTCCTGACCAATGAAATACCTCCCGAAGGCTGGAAGCTTGCATTTGAAATCAAAGCTCCCCACCGCCTTGATCTGGATCCGGCATGGGAAAACGTCCTTCCGGATGATGAAAAGGAAAAGCTCGTCAAGCTTGTTGAAAAACTTGGACCGCCAAATGATGGTGAAGTGAATTTCATGGGGCTCCAGGCGAAGAAAAACGAGAATGATGGCCTGAATGTCACGATATTCATCCGAAATGGGAATAACAAGAATGTTCAGCTGCATCAACTTCCTCTTCAAGTCGAGGACGCAGCCGGAGAAGTGATTGCCAAAGGTGGATTCGCTCTGGAACAGTTCGAGGTAAAAGCCAATACAAGCAAGCCTTGGACATTTATTTTCCCTAAGGAGCTATTGCTTGTTCAGGATCCTGACCTTTCGAGGTGGAAGGTTAAAATTGTCGAGCATAAAGAAACCATATAA